One segment of Fibrobacter sp. UWR3 DNA contains the following:
- the mqnB gene encoding futalosine hydrolase, whose protein sequence is MNGTLVVFASKQEFNTIFPQISAVVASTTPQSIDNRFDVAVCGVGMLDFSANLAYLLAKNRYERVIQVGICGAYPNRGIEICDVVRVDTDVVGDMGIQTREGHFVAWKDASGEDGVYAGESPRFLTIALASIRSVAGVSVNCCTGTKYLALRRGGLFKADVESMEGAACFAVCRRFGVPAYQFRAVSNIATDRDTSTWKIPEALMALKSEVLDNL, encoded by the coding sequence ATGAACGGGACGCTTGTCGTATTTGCCTCGAAGCAGGAATTCAACACGATTTTCCCGCAGATATCCGCTGTGGTGGCGTCCACTACGCCGCAATCCATAGACAACCGTTTCGATGTCGCCGTGTGCGGGGTGGGAATGCTCGACTTTTCGGCGAACCTCGCGTACCTCCTGGCGAAGAACCGCTACGAGCGCGTAATCCAGGTGGGCATCTGCGGGGCATATCCCAACCGCGGGATAGAAATTTGCGACGTGGTGCGTGTCGATACCGACGTTGTCGGCGATATGGGAATCCAGACACGTGAAGGCCATTTTGTCGCCTGGAAGGATGCTTCTGGTGAAGACGGCGTATATGCGGGCGAATCCCCGCGATTCCTCACGATTGCGCTTGCGTCTATACGTTCTGTTGCCGGCGTCTCGGTGAACTGCTGTACCGGTACCAAGTACCTGGCGCTCCGTCGTGGCGGGCTCTTCAAGGCCGATGTCGAGAGTATGGAAGGCGCGGCATGCTTTGCCGTGTGCAGGCGCTTTGGCGTTCCGGCCTACCAGTTCCGCGCGGTAAGCAACATCGCGACCGACCGCGATACGTCTACCTGGAAGATTCCCGAAGCCCTCATGGCCCTCAAAAGTGAGGTGCTGGACAATCTGTAA
- a CDS encoding 1,4-dihydroxy-6-naphthoate synthase: MRLSLGISTCPNDTYIYEALVAGLENSPFEWDVHFADVQTLNEMIIAGKLDVAKVSAQVYPKIRDNYVCLGCGGAIGYGCGPLLLSSVSGAFDPAKETVLPGANTTAALLFRFWFAHEFGVKSGRPGACAPQVRYALFNEVYSSLLIKSAVQGVTIHEHRFTWKRDGLHMLQDLGAYWEQETGSPIPLGIAVARRSLSYELVRNIEKEIRDSLSMARKRSELVTPFIREKAQISDEKVIESHIKMFVNDFSESVGEAGRRALESLWGIADC, encoded by the coding sequence ATGCGTCTTTCCCTCGGCATTTCCACCTGTCCTAACGACACCTACATCTACGAGGCGCTTGTCGCCGGTCTCGAGAATTCCCCTTTTGAATGGGACGTGCATTTTGCCGACGTGCAGACATTGAACGAGATGATTATCGCGGGCAAGCTCGACGTGGCCAAAGTGAGCGCGCAGGTCTACCCGAAAATTCGTGACAACTACGTGTGCCTCGGGTGCGGCGGCGCCATCGGGTATGGCTGCGGCCCGCTCCTGCTTTCTTCTGTGTCCGGCGCCTTCGACCCTGCAAAAGAAACTGTACTCCCTGGAGCGAACACGACGGCCGCGCTCCTTTTCCGGTTCTGGTTTGCTCACGAGTTCGGCGTAAAGTCCGGTCGCCCGGGTGCGTGTGCGCCGCAGGTGCGCTATGCGCTTTTCAACGAGGTCTACTCCTCGCTGCTCATCAAGTCTGCGGTTCAGGGTGTAACCATTCACGAACATCGCTTCACCTGGAAACGTGACGGGCTTCACATGTTGCAGGACCTCGGCGCCTACTGGGAACAGGAAACGGGCTCGCCGATTCCGCTCGGGATTGCAGTCGCGCGCCGCTCGCTTTCGTACGAACTTGTCAGGAATATCGAGAAGGAGATTCGCGATAGCCTCTCGATGGCTCGGAAAAGGTCGGAACTCGTGACCCCGTTTATTCGTGAAAAAGCGCAAATTTCCGATGAAAAAGTCATCGAATCGCACATAAAAATGTTCGTGAACGACTTTTCCGAGAGCGTGGGCGAGGCGGGTCGGCGCGCTCTCGAGTCCCTTTGGGGTATCGCAGATTGTTGA
- a CDS encoding OmpA family protein gives MARIINVPGEFQKIGDALGNADAGDTIKVARGTYNENITLVMGVILKGEDPLTTIIDGGRNGPTVMGTSGAEMSHFTVRNGLEGILCENAAPYIHHCYVMDNHATGIGAFISLPHLRNNVVYGNRWSGILAWGAKSLDAFIEHNVVLRNGYSGLALKGPTNVVARNNIFMENHYYGVFADPAAGQTKVEYNNIYKNYYPFNHFIKVNRTNVSLDPKFMNHSLSKPNFYCQSTSPMLKRGKGKLDIGLTTVEVVKEEEQAEETRNPDTDADGLCDPWVSEEGVSDKYASVCTGIDNCPEEAEDFDGYQDDDGCPDADNDRDGLCDPWVEAKGLLANFAHVCQGVDRCPEQAETQNGYKDDDGCPDEVPQPPKKVFVLEGVNFESGKATITQDSHVSLMKVVDIMETFQEATFEIVGHTDNVGSKEKNKQLSADRAAAVKNFLVENGINEARIVTSGKGDSQPVASNKTPEGRAQNRRIEFIRTDIK, from the coding sequence ATGGCAAGAATCATCAACGTGCCTGGCGAATTCCAGAAAATCGGTGACGCTCTCGGTAATGCCGATGCTGGCGATACCATCAAGGTAGCGCGCGGCACCTACAACGAAAACATCACTCTCGTGATGGGCGTGATCCTGAAAGGCGAAGATCCGCTGACAACAATCATCGATGGCGGCCGCAATGGTCCGACCGTCATGGGTACTTCGGGCGCAGAAATGTCGCACTTCACTGTGAGGAACGGTCTCGAAGGCATCCTCTGCGAAAACGCTGCCCCCTACATTCACCACTGCTACGTGATGGATAACCACGCTACGGGTATCGGTGCGTTCATCTCGCTCCCGCATCTCCGCAACAACGTGGTGTACGGCAACCGCTGGTCCGGCATCCTCGCTTGGGGTGCCAAGTCTCTCGACGCCTTCATCGAGCACAACGTCGTGCTCCGTAACGGCTACTCGGGCCTTGCCCTGAAGGGACCGACCAACGTGGTCGCCCGTAACAACATCTTCATGGAGAACCACTATTACGGTGTGTTCGCCGACCCGGCCGCCGGCCAGACGAAGGTGGAGTACAACAACATCTACAAGAACTACTACCCGTTCAACCACTTCATCAAGGTGAACCGCACCAACGTTTCCCTCGATCCGAAGTTCATGAACCACTCCCTCTCGAAGCCGAACTTCTACTGCCAGTCCACCTCGCCGATGCTCAAGCGCGGTAAGGGCAAGCTCGACATCGGTCTTACGACTGTCGAGGTTGTGAAGGAAGAAGAACAGGCTGAAGAAACCCGCAACCCGGATACCGATGCCGATGGCCTCTGCGATCCGTGGGTTTCCGAAGAAGGCGTTTCCGACAAGTATGCTTCTGTTTGCACCGGCATCGACAACTGCCCCGAAGAAGCCGAAGACTTCGACGGTTACCAGGATGACGATGGCTGCCCGGATGCCGACAACGACCGCGACGGTCTCTGCGACCCGTGGGTCGAAGCCAAGGGCTTGCTCGCGAACTTTGCTCATGTGTGCCAGGGTGTTGACCGCTGCCCCGAACAGGCCGAAACCCAGAACGGTTACAAGGACGACGACGGATGCCCGGACGAAGTCCCGCAGCCGCCGAAGAAGGTGTTCGTGCTTGAAGGCGTGAACTTCGAATCCGGCAAGGCGACCATCACTCAGGACTCTCACGTGTCCCTCATGAAGGTTGTCGACATCATGGAAACCTTCCAGGAAGCGACGTTCGAAATTGTGGGTCATACGGACAACGTTGGTTCCAAGGAAAAGAACAAGCAGCTCTCCGCCGACCGCGCCGCTGCAGTGAAGAACTTCCTTGTCGAGAACGGTATTAACGAAGCCCGCATTGTTACAAGCGGTAAGGGCGACTCTCAGCCGGTTGCCTCTAACAAAACCCCCGAAGGGCGTGCGCAGAACCGTCGTATCGAGTTCATTCGCACGGATATCAAGTAA
- a CDS encoding tetratricopeptide repeat protein translates to MMHTSFIKTSVLGLTVAASSLFADATYSPHKYQQNDWFAEFGGNTAMYVNPASIAETEQLEFSAAFFSSISGEASQEYVSLTFPMDYKHTLGFSFFENGASIDGGKSYGEYAFMFGYAYNLFQLISLGVDISVLYINQFDDVKQVTFGSDIGISWNPLASSKLGYLLVGVALQNVLQPAIATSDDAPAVVLFTESEAYKIPANLNFSLFYRGLNRSLEAKIEASFIDIMHDDEEGGEGFNLETSFTLTYYLSPHLGVRGRFTKEGYFVAGATVNVKDVSIFRYLQLDLEMSHDDLYAKKNRGFIWAVKITSRFGDTREEKIGEERYRRLKIEPENDYRAAMRLYLNRQFLEAAYAFGKVQTKYPAFHLVDQAAFYKAKSFENLRMHKAAKSVYEDAIKRYPQSDQKAKYHFQLMNIDYKEGKYTEAMSKYQNIAQKFGESDVKADADYVAGQIKFEQGLYQESVDLLAAILPGNANYFYARYTMGIAYSRLGKFEEAENCFRDITEQQYSNQSEQDLQDAARVKLGHLYFSGEKADIAAAAQMYGQVQPGSPVYDEAMLGIAWSFLKVNKPDEAMKPAKWIISNLPESFLVSEAYLVQGYCYFMKKDYQNAAKSLEQAEAKTEKPAVSVAARDSARQAYDAMQSEFDSVQVQALDLARQLPTPRVESKREALRPTFDKANQAIEDYAAFTQRAIQSDRFESNRKRILEDAGFTLATVKTKMGQGSTSSEAAQELEELEDLE, encoded by the coding sequence ATGATGCATACTAGTTTCATCAAGACATCGGTCCTCGGACTTACAGTGGCGGCCAGCTCCCTGTTTGCTGACGCTACCTACTCTCCGCACAAGTATCAGCAGAACGACTGGTTCGCAGAATTCGGCGGCAACACCGCCATGTACGTGAACCCGGCAAGCATTGCTGAAACGGAACAGTTGGAATTCAGCGCTGCGTTCTTCAGCTCCATCAGCGGCGAAGCAAGCCAGGAATACGTGAGCTTGACCTTCCCGATGGACTACAAGCACACGCTCGGCTTCTCGTTCTTCGAGAACGGCGCTTCTATCGACGGTGGCAAGTCCTACGGTGAATACGCGTTCATGTTCGGCTATGCCTACAACCTCTTCCAGTTGATCTCTCTCGGTGTGGACATCTCGGTGCTCTACATCAACCAGTTCGACGACGTGAAGCAGGTGACCTTCGGTTCTGACATCGGTATCAGCTGGAACCCGCTCGCTTCTTCCAAGCTCGGCTACCTCCTCGTGGGTGTCGCCTTGCAGAACGTGCTGCAGCCGGCCATCGCCACGAGCGACGACGCTCCGGCAGTGGTGCTCTTCACCGAAAGCGAAGCCTACAAGATTCCCGCGAACCTGAACTTCTCCTTGTTCTACCGCGGTCTTAACAGGAGCCTCGAAGCGAAGATCGAAGCATCCTTCATCGACATCATGCACGATGACGAGGAAGGCGGCGAAGGCTTCAACCTCGAGACCAGCTTCACCTTGACCTACTACCTCTCCCCGCACTTGGGCGTGCGTGGCCGTTTCACCAAGGAAGGTTACTTCGTTGCTGGTGCTACGGTGAACGTGAAGGACGTGAGCATCTTCCGTTACCTCCAGTTGGATTTGGAAATGTCTCATGACGACCTCTACGCCAAGAAGAACCGTGGTTTCATCTGGGCCGTGAAGATTACTTCTCGCTTCGGTGACACCCGCGAAGAGAAAATCGGTGAGGAACGTTACCGTCGCTTGAAGATCGAACCTGAAAACGACTACCGTGCTGCTATGCGCCTGTACTTGAACCGTCAGTTCCTCGAAGCTGCTTACGCCTTCGGTAAGGTCCAGACCAAGTACCCCGCATTCCACCTTGTCGACCAGGCTGCGTTCTACAAGGCAAAGTCTTTCGAAAACCTCCGCATGCACAAGGCTGCAAAGTCCGTGTACGAAGACGCTATCAAGCGCTATCCGCAGAGCGACCAGAAGGCCAAGTACCACTTCCAGTTGATGAACATTGACTATAAGGAAGGCAAGTACACCGAAGCCATGAGCAAGTACCAGAACATTGCCCAGAAGTTCGGTGAAAGCGACGTGAAGGCCGACGCCGACTACGTTGCCGGCCAGATCAAGTTCGAACAGGGCCTCTACCAGGAATCTGTCGACCTGCTCGCCGCCATCCTTCCGGGTAACGCGAACTACTTCTATGCCCGTTACACCATGGGTATCGCCTACAGCCGCCTCGGCAAGTTCGAAGAAGCTGAAAACTGCTTCCGCGACATTACCGAGCAGCAGTACTCCAACCAGTCCGAACAGGACCTCCAGGACGCTGCCCGCGTGAAGCTCGGCCACCTCTACTTCTCCGGCGAGAAGGCTGACATTGCCGCCGCCGCCCAGATGTATGGCCAGGTGCAGCCCGGTTCTCCGGTGTACGACGAAGCTATGCTCGGCATTGCATGGTCCTTCCTCAAGGTGAACAAGCCGGACGAAGCCATGAAGCCTGCCAAGTGGATTATTTCTAACCTTCCGGAATCCTTCCTCGTGTCCGAAGCCTACCTCGTCCAAGGTTACTGCTACTTCATGAAGAAGGACTACCAGAATGCAGCCAAGTCTCTCGAACAGGCTGAAGCCAAGACCGAGAAGCCGGCTGTGTCCGTGGCTGCCCGCGATAGCGCCCGCCAGGCATACGACGCTATGCAGAGCGAATTCGACTCCGTGCAGGTCCAGGCACTTGACCTCGCTCGCCAGCTGCCCACCCCGCGTGTGGAAAGCAAGCGTGAGGCTCTGCGCCCGACCTTCGACAAGGCCAACCAGGCTATCGAAGACTACGCCGCGTTCACCCAGAGGGCCATCCAGAGTGACCGCTTTGAATCCAACCGCAAGCGCATCCTCGAAGATGCGGGCTTCACTCTCGCTACTGTGAAGACCAAGATGGGCCAGGGCTCGACTTCTTCCGAAGCGGCTCAGGAACTCGAAGAATTGGAGGACCTGGAGTAA
- a CDS encoding tetratricopeptide repeat protein yields the protein MKKIILVAAIVCSFIGTSFAASDPCKEKTNEAKKMLAKCKSIGKGKSGYEQCASSYKVIKNQAEQACRSGGLDEQGMVKAIEQWEKLAKGETCKGKKSDRCAGALQQLGHYQFMLEEKQFLDIQGQYEEDVAWCADRDNKPAKCANIGQYPKADHQKSLGYFLEYIDKYPKAPKIPVVLYQAAAVQEASGEDEKAFKLRDRLVKNFPNDGLVPKAWLRIAEYHFMNRKFRDAIAAYKKVTGFENLTGKEAALAMYHLAESYYNIAEYETAAYKYYEYIIGADKGKYPNDLRAEAMDFMAASFSDLEGGGVAEAEAFLKDKKVPFKDSVYYRIGMKNKDHDRNEEAVQSFKRLMQINPDYIDAPLADIAMIEILLVQQKFDEAQNYRYVVVKRYDKNSSWRKKNTKYKESVANADKAIRGAMLEIPHYHHQQAAKITKEGDIEGGKRRYAEAIKAYEAFLTRYKNEPTWDEYTVHIDLAAAYQEMGQHANAAKMFNWIVDTDTTRYGRRALGSAALLKKEEAAYNAVLMMDQAREAALKSKANGDTVKAYDLPETKAYFAQVDKYMQKFGQNKEAAELAYNAALVHYNAKKFKTAVTVLRELRQKYPNHQYILLISQMLAKSLLESNQLDEALAEFEWLLKQYTQVKATKNDSMAKETEKAIAFVLYQMAEKAVKEGQYEKGANAYLSLVKRYPKVEIADKAIFEAAAAFESANQYNKAAETFMILPKQYASSPLTIKGVLRAASAYKKDNKPQMAATTFLFITNNFPQDSMAFQAIGFAAAVYDSIPDKKNAAVTYELAYKRYPKNEKTPSFLYSACLSYDEAKMTDEAIRCSKDLVRDYPKSTYALDAAFSIPMAYANAKKWDLAASEYHNFIKMYTEDKEKLIAAYIGAARAYMELKEEDKAIEDYRKTLEAYDKYGLQIKNADPGVPAEAAFYMGEHEFHKMDPIVLKGKEKDKAKIIKTLVEILQKAMGHYSKSAAYASEKWTFRATNKMGMLFVTMAAKIREQEMNAKKEDEKFAERITIVQQLPSYYEQARPIFQKNIDLARDQGFYNKDVVEAEEGYIEMFYQGCAVFVEVADAFANAPLPDSAAIVQEYIYEEMVKADAIEAAHEDLEAYREELMNKSNSAKELAVPQCATGIKASAHYGIDNQWTAKLFETLKALDETNEVLATKIEKFDPSTLFSDPSYFKTKARIEQISKSEVMTPEERINTFREIIKDAKAENEKLKAELEELKKQLMSAPAPSAEPEPSMDEPAAAEEAAPAPAPAKKKAGKKKGKKK from the coding sequence ATGAAAAAAATCATTCTTGTCGCTGCGATTGTTTGCTCCTTTATCGGAACTTCTTTCGCTGCATCGGATCCTTGTAAGGAAAAGACCAACGAAGCAAAGAAAATGCTTGCCAAGTGCAAGTCCATCGGGAAGGGCAAATCTGGTTATGAGCAGTGCGCCAGTTCCTATAAGGTAATCAAGAACCAGGCCGAACAGGCATGCCGTTCCGGCGGCCTCGACGAACAGGGCATGGTGAAGGCCATCGAGCAGTGGGAAAAGCTCGCCAAGGGCGAAACCTGTAAGGGCAAGAAGTCCGACCGCTGTGCCGGTGCTCTCCAGCAGCTGGGTCACTACCAGTTCATGCTCGAAGAAAAGCAGTTCCTGGATATCCAGGGCCAGTACGAAGAAGATGTCGCCTGGTGTGCCGACCGCGATAACAAGCCGGCCAAGTGTGCGAACATCGGCCAGTACCCGAAGGCCGACCACCAGAAGTCCCTCGGCTACTTCCTCGAGTACATCGACAAGTACCCGAAGGCTCCGAAGATTCCGGTGGTGCTCTACCAGGCCGCTGCCGTGCAGGAAGCTAGCGGCGAAGACGAAAAGGCGTTTAAGCTCCGCGATCGTCTCGTCAAGAACTTCCCGAACGACGGTCTCGTGCCGAAGGCATGGCTCCGTATCGCCGAATACCACTTCATGAACCGCAAGTTCCGTGATGCTATCGCCGCCTACAAGAAGGTGACCGGCTTTGAGAACCTCACCGGTAAGGAAGCGGCTCTCGCCATGTACCACTTGGCTGAATCCTACTACAACATCGCCGAATACGAAACGGCTGCTTACAAGTACTACGAATATATCATCGGTGCCGACAAGGGTAAATACCCCAACGACCTCCGCGCCGAAGCTATGGACTTCATGGCTGCCTCCTTCTCTGACCTTGAAGGTGGTGGTGTCGCCGAAGCTGAAGCCTTCCTCAAGGACAAGAAGGTTCCGTTCAAGGATTCCGTGTACTACCGCATCGGTATGAAGAACAAGGACCACGACCGTAACGAAGAAGCTGTCCAGTCCTTCAAGCGCTTGATGCAGATCAACCCGGACTACATCGACGCTCCGCTCGCCGATATCGCCATGATCGAAATCTTGCTCGTGCAGCAGAAGTTCGACGAAGCCCAGAACTACCGTTACGTGGTGGTGAAGCGCTACGACAAGAACTCCTCCTGGCGCAAGAAGAACACCAAGTATAAGGAATCCGTCGCGAACGCTGACAAGGCTATCCGCGGCGCTATGCTCGAAATTCCGCACTACCATCACCAGCAGGCCGCGAAGATCACCAAGGAAGGTGATATCGAGGGCGGTAAGCGTCGCTATGCCGAAGCTATCAAGGCTTACGAGGCGTTCCTCACCCGTTACAAGAATGAACCGACCTGGGATGAATACACCGTGCATATCGACCTCGCTGCCGCCTACCAGGAAATGGGCCAGCATGCGAATGCCGCCAAGATGTTCAACTGGATTGTCGATACCGATACCACCCGTTATGGCCGCCGCGCTCTCGGTTCCGCTGCCCTCCTGAAGAAGGAAGAAGCTGCCTACAACGCCGTGCTCATGATGGACCAGGCTCGCGAAGCCGCTCTCAAGAGCAAGGCTAACGGCGATACGGTCAAGGCTTACGACCTCCCCGAAACGAAGGCTTACTTCGCCCAGGTGGACAAGTACATGCAGAAGTTTGGCCAGAACAAGGAAGCTGCCGAACTTGCCTACAACGCTGCCCTCGTGCACTACAATGCCAAGAAGTTCAAGACTGCGGTTACGGTTCTTCGCGAACTCCGCCAGAAGTACCCGAACCACCAGTACATCTTGCTCATCAGCCAGATGCTTGCCAAGTCCTTGCTCGAATCCAACCAGCTCGATGAGGCTCTCGCCGAATTCGAATGGCTGTTGAAGCAGTACACGCAGGTGAAGGCCACCAAGAACGACTCGATGGCTAAGGAAACCGAAAAGGCTATCGCGTTCGTGCTCTACCAGATGGCTGAAAAGGCTGTCAAGGAAGGCCAGTACGAGAAGGGTGCCAATGCTTACCTCTCTCTCGTGAAGCGTTACCCGAAGGTCGAGATTGCCGACAAGGCTATCTTCGAAGCCGCTGCCGCGTTCGAAAGCGCGAACCAGTACAACAAGGCTGCCGAAACCTTCATGATTCTCCCGAAGCAGTACGCAAGCTCTCCGCTCACTATCAAGGGCGTGCTCCGTGCCGCATCCGCATACAAGAAGGACAACAAGCCGCAGATGGCTGCGACCACGTTCCTCTTTATCACGAACAACTTCCCGCAGGATTCCATGGCGTTCCAGGCAATCGGCTTTGCTGCCGCCGTGTATGACTCCATCCCGGATAAGAAGAACGCTGCTGTTACCTACGAACTTGCCTACAAGCGCTACCCGAAGAACGAGAAGACCCCGAGCTTCCTGTACAGCGCCTGCTTGAGCTACGACGAAGCGAAGATGACCGACGAAGCAATCCGTTGCTCCAAGGACCTCGTTCGCGACTACCCGAAGAGCACCTACGCTCTTGACGCCGCGTTCTCCATCCCGATGGCTTACGCTAACGCCAAGAAGTGGGATCTTGCCGCCTCCGAATACCACAACTTCATCAAGATGTACACCGAAGACAAGGAAAAGCTGATTGCCGCCTACATCGGTGCAGCCCGTGCCTACATGGAACTGAAGGAAGAAGACAAGGCTATCGAAGACTACCGCAAGACTCTCGAAGCTTACGACAAGTACGGTTTGCAGATCAAGAACGCCGACCCGGGTGTCCCGGCCGAAGCCGCCTTCTACATGGGTGAACACGAGTTCCACAAGATGGACCCGATTGTGCTGAAGGGTAAGGAAAAGGACAAGGCCAAGATCATCAAGACCTTGGTGGAAATACTCCAGAAGGCTATGGGTCACTACTCCAAGTCTGCTGCCTACGCTTCTGAAAAGTGGACCTTCCGTGCCACGAACAAGATGGGTATGCTCTTCGTGACCATGGCCGCCAAGATCCGCGAACAGGAAATGAACGCGAAGAAGGAAGACGAGAAGTTCGCCGAACGTATTACCATCGTGCAGCAGCTGCCGAGCTACTACGAACAGGCTCGCCCGATCTTCCAGAAGAACATCGACCTTGCACGCGACCAGGGCTTCTACAACAAGGACGTGGTCGAGGCTGAAGAAGGCTACATCGAAATGTTCTACCAGGGCTGCGCCGTGTTCGTCGAAGTGGCTGACGCATTCGCGAACGCACCGCTTCCGGACTCCGCCGCCATCGTTCAGGAATACATCTACGAAGAAATGGTGAAGGCCGACGCTATCGAAGCCGCTCACGAAGACCTCGAGGCCTATCGTGAAGAGCTCATGAACAAGTCGAACTCCGCAAAGGAACTCGCCGTTCCGCAGTGCGCTACCGGTATCAAGGCCTCTGCCCACTACGGTATCGACAACCAGTGGACTGCGAAGTTGTTCGAAACGTTGAAGGCTCTTGACGAAACGAACGAAGTTCTCGCCACGAAGATCGAAAAGTTTGACCCGTCGACTCTGTTCTCTGACCCGAGCTACTTCAAGACGAAGGCCCGTATCGAACAGATTTCGAAGTCCGAAGTCATGACTCCGGAAGAAAGGATCAATACCTTCCGCGAAATCATCAAGGATGCCAAGGCTGAAAACGAAAAGTTGAAGGCCGAACTTGAGGAACTCAAGAAGCAGCTGATGAGTGCTCCGGCCCCGTCTGCCGAGCCGGAACCGTCCATGGACGAACCTGCTGCTGCTGAAGAGGCTGCCCCCGCTCCGGCACCTGCCAAGAAGAAGGCTGGTAAGAAGAAGGGCAAGAAGAAGTAG